TGTTAGGTCCTAATGGCGCTGGCAAGACTACTTCTTTCTATATGACGGTAGGGTTGATAACACCTAATGAAGGGAAAATATTTTTGGATGATTTAGAAATTACCCATTATCCTGTTTATAAAAGAGCTCAAACGGGTATTGGCTATTTAGCACAAGAAGCTTCTGTGTTTCGTCAGATGAGTGTAGAAGACAATATTGCCTCTGTTCTTGAAATGACCAATAAGCCTTTGGAGTATCAGAAAGATAAGCTTGAAAGCTTGATTGCTGAGTTTCGTTTACAAAAAGTTCGTAAAAATCTGGGGACTCAATTATCCGGAGGAGAACGTCGTCGTACAGAAATAGCTCGTTGCCTTGCTATTGATCCGAAATTTATCATGCTTGATGAACCTTTTGCTGGGGTAGATCCTATTGCGGTAGAAGATATTCAGCAAATAGTATGGAAACTGAAAGATAGGAATATAGGCATTTTAATCACGGACCATAATGTGCAAGAGACTTTGAGTATTACAGATCGTGCTTATTTGCTGTTTGAAGGAAAAATACTTTTTCAGGGAACTCCCGAAGAGTTGGCTGAAAACAAGATTGTTCGCGAAAAGTATTTGAGCAATAGTTTTGTGTTGAGAAGGAAAGACTTTCAATTGAATGCCTAGTCTTTATGTTCTTTTCTAATTGCTTTTTTATGCTCTTCTCTACTAATCAGTGTGTTATTTGAATTTGAGGGCTGGTTTATTCTTGCCTATTTGGAATTTGAAATAACAAAAGAGCCATCTTTAATCCAACATTTGATGGAATAGAGATGGCTCTTTTGTTGTTTAGTAAACTCTGCGGCGGCTCTAAAATTTGAGAAGCCTTTTTTATAGAGTCTTTTGCCTACTTAAAATCTAGGTCTAGCTTCTTTTACTACCATTGCTCGCCCTTCAAGATCAGAGGCGTTTAGAGTATTTATCGCTTTAGTTGCTTCTTCATCGTTAGTCATTTCTACAAAGCCGAACCCTTTTGATCTTCCGCTTTCTCTATCCATAATGATTTTAACAGAAGATACATCTCCGTATTCTTCCATGATTTTTTGTAAGTCTGCTTCTTTAATACCGTAGCTTAGGTTTCCAACATAAATGTTCATAATGCTAATATAAATAAGTGAATTAAAATTTTAGAAAGAGATGATAAATATTTTGGATTAAAAATAACAGAGAGTTTACGAGGGAGCTATAAAAGAACGAGGTAAAAACTTGCATCTTGCAATCGAATAATCAATGCATCTAAATTCTACTACAAAGTAAAGCAATATTTTTGAATATATGTATCTTTTTTTGATATTTTTATATCCATTTTGTCTTTTATTTGTTTAAAATATATCAGATATTTAGATATTCTTGCTATTTGAATCCTGTTGCATATCAGTTGAGAACCTGATGTATAACAGTCCTATTTTTTGATCACGCAAAGATATAGTCCTTATCTTTGCAAAAAAGAAAGAATTATGAGACAAATGAAAATTAGTATGATGATGATTCTTCTGTCTATACTCTCTTTGAGAGGAATGGCTCAAGAGAATCAGGTTGCCATTTCGTTAGATCAAGCCATTGATTCGGCTATGTTGCACAATGAATCATTGCGCCAGTCCAGGCTGGATGCTAGGATAGCTAAGGAACAAAGTCTGGGAGCTGATGCGGTTTTTATGCCTCAGGTAGGTCTTTCATATACTGCGTATTTTACAAACAATCCATTAAATGTGTTCGGCTTTAAATTGCAAGAACAGACTGTCACTTCAGGCGATTTTGATCCTATAAAGTTGAATAATCCCGGCTTTAACAAAGATTTTTCTGCTCAACTAGAAGTGACACAGCCGATTTTTAATTTAGATGCTATCTATCAGAGGAATAGTGCTAGGGCTTATCATCGGATGCAAGAATGGAGTAGTGAACGTAAGAAGGAATATTTGCTTTTTCAAGTGAAGAAAGCTTATTTGGAAGTGAAATTGGCATACCAAAATAAAGATGTTATAGCGAAAGCTTTACAAACAGCTGATGCTTTTTTGAAACGTGCTGAAGATATGTATGAACAAGGTCTTATACAAAAGGCAGACTTATTAGACGCTCGAGTTTTTCAAAGCAGGATGAAGACTAATTTTCAAACTGCGATGAGTAATATCACCAATGCATCAGATCAATTAGGCTTCTTGATGGGTAAACAACCAGGTACTGTTTATCTTGTAGATACTGAGCGTTTTACAATGCAATCTGTTCGTGCATTGAATCTGAATTCTCGTGCCGATATATTGGCTTATGAAGCAGGACTGGCTGCTGCGAAAAATAAACTAAAGGCCGATAAAATGTCGTTAATTCCTCGCATTAATGCTTTTGGAAATTATCAATATAATGATGCTAAACTTTTTCGTTTTAATGCCGATAGTTACTTTGCGGGTATACGACTTTCTTGGAAAATCTTCTCTGGGACACAAGATTGGCATAAGATAAAAGCTTCTCGTCTAGAACGTGATAAAATGGTTAGTCGGTTAAATGAAACAAAGTCAAAAGCTGAAGTAGAATATCAAAAAACAATGCGTCAACTCACTGATTTGAATTATGAAATGAAGCAGGCTGAATCGATGGTACAACAAGCTGACGAGGCTCTTAATATCCAAACTGATCGATATACTCAGGGGCTTTCTTCTACCACTGATTTACTTCGTACGCAAACTCAATTGGCACAGACCCGTTTAATGCGCGAAATGGTCTATTTCAAGAAAGATCTTACCATTTCTTACCTCGTTTTTATAACTTCTTCTAATGAATAAAAAATAATATAGATATGAAAAAGTCAACGTTTTATTTATTGAGTACATTGCTAACTACTGGTTCTCTATTTACATCTTGTGGTTCAGGAGCAGACAAGAAAGAAAATGCTGTAGCTCCTGTTGCGGTGCAGACAGTGAAGCCAACCTTTCAAAATGAAAGAGGTATTATGGCCAATGGATGGATACAGTCTAAGGAAATAGCTCGTTTGGGCACCCGGATGATGGGATCGGTTACCTCTATACGAGTGAAAAAAGGTGATAAGGTGGTGAAAGGACAGTTGTTACTTACCATATCAGATGAAGAACTTGGAGCTAAAAAAGCTCAGGCTGAAGCCATGATTCGTGAAGCAGAAGCTGCTTATAATCAGGCAAAGAAAGATGAAGAACGTTTTGCTATCCTTTATGCTCGCAAAAGTGTTTCTGCTAAAGAGTATGAGAATGTGAATCTTCAGTTTCAATCGATGAAATCAAAATTGGAAACAGCTCGTCAGATGAAGAAAGAGGTAGTTGCTAACCAAGCTTATACTCGAATTACAGCTCCTTTTGCTGGAAATGTTTCTCAGATTAATATTGACTTGGGCGCTTTAGCCAATCCGGGAATGCCACTTATTGTAATTGAAAAAGGAGGTGATTTGGTTGTAGAGAGTTCTCTTAATGAATCGGATATTTATAAGGTAAAGAAAGGTATGAGTGCTACAGTAAAAGTAAAATCTGCTGGCCTGACTTTTAATGCTCCGATTATTGAAAAGAGTCGTTCATCGATGGAAAGTGGGGGGCAATATAAAATAACCATTCAGGTGCCTGATGTAGACAAAGGAAAAGTCTATTCGGGTATGTATGCTAATGTCTTGATTCCAATATCTGAAGGAGAAAAGGTTCAAAGCATACCTAATTTATTAATCCCGACTAAAGCATTAATCGATAAAGATGGGTTGACAGGCGTTTTTGTTGTTTCGAATTCAAATACAGCTATGCTTCGTTGGATACGTATAGGGCAGGCTATTGGCGATCAAACAGAGGTTTTGTCAGGATTAAAAAAGAATGAAATGATCATCTTGCCCGAAGATGTAAGATTAGAGAATGGAACTAAGGTTGAAATAACAAAATAATAATAACCATGAAAGAAGGAATAGCCGGAAAGATAGCCGGAGGTTTTTTACAAAGCAAACTTTCGTTGTTGTTGATGATTGCTTTTATGCTTATCGGAATTTATAGTGTATATCTGATTCCGAGAGAAGAAGAGCCTCAAATTGAAGTTCCTGTAGCTGATATTTTTATTGGTATGCCTGGAACTACACCTGCTGAGATGGAATCGAAAGTTGTTGCACCTCTTGAAAAGGCTTTGTCTAATGTAAATGGGGTAGAACATATCATGTCTACTTCTATGTCAGATCAAGCGATGCTTACTGTACAGTTTTATGTTGGGCAGAATCAGGAAAAATCGTTGGTTAATCTCTATAATGAACTGATCAAGAACATGGATAAGATGCCGCAAGGTGTCAGTATGCCTCTGGTAAAGACACGTACCATCAATGATGTGCCGGTCTTGGCTTTGACATTATGGAGTAAGAGTAGTAGTGATTATACACTTAGGCAACAAGCGGAATTGCTGCGCAATGAGATAAAGAAGATCAAACATGTTACGAATACTGAGATTATTGGCGGTAGAGCTCGCCAGGTGAATGTAACGATTGATAAGGATAAGTTGGCGGGAACCAATTTAGATATGGCTGCGATAGCCCAATACATGCAAGCTGCCAATTTCCAAATGCAGGCAGGGGATATTTATAATGGAAACCAAACTTATGCGGTGGCATCGGGCAATTTTTTGAATACGCTTGAAGATGTAGAGAATCTTATTGTTGGCATGAATGCAGGACATCCGGTATATCTCTCTTCTATAGCTACAATTACTGAAGGCCCCTCGGCTACTCCATCGCAATATGTGTCGTTTGGTTATGGAGCAAGTGCTCCTCAAGATATGAAAGCTGCTAATCCGTCAGATTACTCGGCTGTAACGCTTGCTATTTCTAAACAAGAAGGGACAGATGCAATGCATTTGTCTGAAAAGATACTTGAGAAGGTAGAACATCTTAAGAAAGAATCAGTTGCTGCTGATATAAATATTACTGTTACACGTAATTATGGGGAGTCGGCTTCTGAGAAAGTTTCTGAATTGTTACTCCATCTTTCAGGTGCCATCGTAGCTGTTACTCTGTTTGTGATGCTAGCCATGGGCTGGAGAGGCGGACTGGTTGTGTTCCTTTCTGTTCCTATAACATTTGCGTTGACTCTGTTTGCGTACTATTTCATGGACTATACGCTGAATAGAATTACTCTTTTTGCTTTGGTGTTTGTGACTGGTATTGTGGTGGATGATTCCATCATTATCGCAGAAAATATGCATCGGCATTTTAAGATGAAATATCTTTCATTAAGACAGGCAGCATTATTTGCTATCAATGAAGTGGGGAACCCTACTATTTTGGCTACTTTGACCGTTATTGCCGCTGTATTGCCGATGGCTTTTGTTTCCGGATTGATGGGACCTTACATGAGTCCCATGCCTATTGGAGCATCCATTGCTATGGTCTTTTCGCTTATCGTAGCACTAACATTGACTCCTTATTTGGGGTATATCTTCTTGAAGCATAAAGAAGGACGGAAAGGTCCTGACACTCCTGAAGCGGAAGCTAAAGAGACGGCAGAAAATTATGATGTGACTAAGACAGCTTTTTATCGTTATTATTCATGGTTTATCAGTCCGATGTTAGCTTCGCGTAAAAAGCGTTGGACTTTCATGCTTGTTACGTTGGCTCTTTTACTTGGTTCGATATCGCTATTCTTTTTTAAAGTTGTTCCTGTAAAAATGTTGCCTTTTGATAATAAGAACGAATTTCAAGTGGTCATTGATATGCCTGAATCGGCTACATTGGAGCAAACAGCTGCTGTGACGAAAGAGATTGCTGCTTTTGTGGCTACTCAACCTGAAGTTGTTACTTATCAAACTTATGTAGGAACAGCCGCGCCTATAAGTTTTAACGGCTTGATGAGACATTATGATTTGCGTAAAGGAGAGAATGTTGCCGATATTCAAGTTAATCTTACGGATAAAGCTGACAGAAAACTCCAAAGTCATGATCTCGCTAAAATGATGCGTGAACCTATTCAGAAAATAGCGCGTCGTTGGAATGGGAATGCTAAAATCGTAGAGGTTCCTCCCGGTCCTCCTGTACTGTCAACCATCGTGGCGGAAGTATATGGACCTGATTATAATCAACAGATAAATGTTGCTCGACAGATTAAAAATATCTTTGATCAAACTAAAGGGATAGTTGACACGGATGTATTTATAGAAGATGATCAAAAAG
This window of the uncultured Bacteroides sp. genome carries:
- the lptB gene encoding LPS export ABC transporter ATP-binding protein, producing the protein MEDSRMVLRTEDLVKKYGKRTVVSHVSINVKQGEIVGLLGPNGAGKTTSFYMTVGLITPNEGKIFLDDLEITHYPVYKRAQTGIGYLAQEASVFRQMSVEDNIASVLEMTNKPLEYQKDKLESLIAEFRLQKVRKNLGTQLSGGERRRTEIARCLAIDPKFIMLDEPFAGVDPIAVEDIQQIVWKLKDRNIGILITDHNVQETLSITDRAYLLFEGKILFQGTPEELAENKIVREKYLSNSFVLRRKDFQLNA
- a CDS encoding RNA-binding protein, producing MNIYVGNLSYGIKEADLQKIMEEYGDVSSVKIIMDRESGRSKGFGFVEMTNDEEATKAINTLNASDLEGRAMVVKEARPRF
- a CDS encoding TolC family protein, which codes for MRQMKISMMMILLSILSLRGMAQENQVAISLDQAIDSAMLHNESLRQSRLDARIAKEQSLGADAVFMPQVGLSYTAYFTNNPLNVFGFKLQEQTVTSGDFDPIKLNNPGFNKDFSAQLEVTQPIFNLDAIYQRNSARAYHRMQEWSSERKKEYLLFQVKKAYLEVKLAYQNKDVIAKALQTADAFLKRAEDMYEQGLIQKADLLDARVFQSRMKTNFQTAMSNITNASDQLGFLMGKQPGTVYLVDTERFTMQSVRALNLNSRADILAYEAGLAAAKNKLKADKMSLIPRINAFGNYQYNDAKLFRFNADSYFAGIRLSWKIFSGTQDWHKIKASRLERDKMVSRLNETKSKAEVEYQKTMRQLTDLNYEMKQAESMVQQADEALNIQTDRYTQGLSSTTDLLRTQTQLAQTRLMREMVYFKKDLTISYLVFITSSNE
- a CDS encoding efflux RND transporter periplasmic adaptor subunit, whose protein sequence is MKKSTFYLLSTLLTTGSLFTSCGSGADKKENAVAPVAVQTVKPTFQNERGIMANGWIQSKEIARLGTRMMGSVTSIRVKKGDKVVKGQLLLTISDEELGAKKAQAEAMIREAEAAYNQAKKDEERFAILYARKSVSAKEYENVNLQFQSMKSKLETARQMKKEVVANQAYTRITAPFAGNVSQINIDLGALANPGMPLIVIEKGGDLVVESSLNESDIYKVKKGMSATVKVKSAGLTFNAPIIEKSRSSMESGGQYKITIQVPDVDKGKVYSGMYANVLIPISEGEKVQSIPNLLIPTKALIDKDGLTGVFVVSNSNTAMLRWIRIGQAIGDQTEVLSGLKKNEMIILPEDVRLENGTKVEITK
- a CDS encoding efflux RND transporter permease subunit; amino-acid sequence: MKEGIAGKIAGGFLQSKLSLLLMIAFMLIGIYSVYLIPREEEPQIEVPVADIFIGMPGTTPAEMESKVVAPLEKALSNVNGVEHIMSTSMSDQAMLTVQFYVGQNQEKSLVNLYNELIKNMDKMPQGVSMPLVKTRTINDVPVLALTLWSKSSSDYTLRQQAELLRNEIKKIKHVTNTEIIGGRARQVNVTIDKDKLAGTNLDMAAIAQYMQAANFQMQAGDIYNGNQTYAVASGNFLNTLEDVENLIVGMNAGHPVYLSSIATITEGPSATPSQYVSFGYGASAPQDMKAANPSDYSAVTLAISKQEGTDAMHLSEKILEKVEHLKKESVAADINITVTRNYGESASEKVSELLLHLSGAIVAVTLFVMLAMGWRGGLVVFLSVPITFALTLFAYYFMDYTLNRITLFALVFVTGIVVDDSIIIAENMHRHFKMKYLSLRQAALFAINEVGNPTILATLTVIAAVLPMAFVSGLMGPYMSPMPIGASIAMVFSLIVALTLTPYLGYIFLKHKEGRKGPDTPEAEAKETAENYDVTKTAFYRYYSWFISPMLASRKKRWTFMLVTLALLLGSISLFFFKVVPVKMLPFDNKNEFQVVIDMPESATLEQTAAVTKEIAAFVATQPEVVTYQTYVGTAAPISFNGLMRHYDLRKGENVADIQVNLTDKADRKLQSHDLAKMMREPIQKIARRWNGNAKIVEVPPGPPVLSTIVAEVYGPDYNQQINVARQIKNIFDQTKGIVDTDVFIEDDQKELRFVVDKEKAMLRGVAPAKVTEDLRAAVSGKNVGVLHNEKALSPIPIRLEMNNADKSSIEALKSLPIQNMRGQNVQLGDIAEVKETVKEKSIWRKDQKRLVMVTADLAGSLESPIYAMMDVNKRLKEVKLPAGYDLSVLNNSQPDNEDHYSMKWDGEWQITYEVFRDLGIAFAVAILIIYLLIVGWFQDFFAPVVMLAAIPLSLIGIVLGHWVMGAYFSATSMIGFIALAGVMVRNSLLLIDFINIRLKEGISLKESILEAGAVRTLPIVLTAGTVVLGAIVILFDPLFQGLAISLMGGTITSTILTLGVVPLLYFKMLKKRIK